The genomic DNA acacacacacgcacaaagaCTGCCGGCATCGTGACCACCGTTGAAGCGAGTTTAGCGAGTGACTTTATAGCAAAAATTTCCTGTTCTAGCTAATAACGATCAACCCGAAAGATTGCATTTGTCCATTTATGTTAAACATATTAAACGAAGGCGCTATCCATAGACATTTAAATTATCGTCCAAACGGAAGAGTGTAAGAAATGTATACTTAAAAGAAAAGCCACCGCCTGAAAAATGTTACGATCGCACCCAAAAGCGCTCGGTCTATCGGCTGTGTAGATCAGAAAGGATTTAACAAAATGTTCgtaacatcattagaagaaaTGAGCGCTGCCGCATGTAAAACCTAATGACCAATTGTATCATACGCGACGTTGGCAGGCAGactcacctttttttttttaccgggAGTGCATAAATCGTAACTCCTAATCGCTTCTTTCCTGTGTTTGGCCATTAAATGTATCCTTCGGTCGGTTTGAGGTGCGCtcgatcggtcggtcggattATCGTGGCGGTCAACGTGCCCTATGCCGATGTGGTTTGACCCTTTTTCTTTGTCGTTGCGCCTTTTCTTCGCCCTATGAACTGTGTCCCGGCGTTAAGATTATGGCTGCCGGAGTCCTTCGCTTTTCCAGCGTGGCTATTAGGAAAAAGTGAAAGGATGTGGGAAAATAGGACTGTCCTACCATCCGCAGACCGTCAAGTTCAATCATGTGTCTGCCCTGCATGCGTGTGTGGGTGCGCGCGCGCCCCGCCGACGGAGCAGGAACACGTTCGTTGGATtatattttacttttattcCCTCACTTAATTAATAATGATTGTCATCTTTTGCGGTAATTAAAGAAACCGGCGTCCGGAAATAGGAAATTCGTCGGCCACGGTGCAACGGGTAGGTTGGGCGTGAGTTAGCGCGGTCGACTGGTCGAGTGGGTAAAGCGAAGATGCTGTCCCGGTGAAAAGGCCAACGGGGACATTAAGATGTCAGATGAATTCAAAGTTATCAGTGcatgttggttggttggagaCCGAACGGACGGACACACGGAAAGGTTGCGAGCGCCATTTACCGTCCCGTCCCGTTTCCTTTCGATTGTCAGTCAAAGTTTGTGGAATACTGGGAAATCCGTATCCCGACGACTGTCTTTCCGAAGCGGTAGGTGGATAAAAAGTTAATGTTGGTTATTTTTATCTGGCAGGTCGGATCTGTTGTCAGACCCCAAAACCCCCCCCCTCCGGCCCCAGCGGTAAAGCAGTGCGCGCCATGGCATGCCCGAATGTTAGGCGGGCGAAGAAACCCTGGACCCGGAACGGCCTGGTGCACGGATGAATGTGGACACCGCACTGATGAATGTGTTCACCGATTGCGCAGAACCATCCCCGAACAGTGGAAGACGTTGTGCTCGAGGGAACGTTTCGCTCAAAACGGATCATCTCGGGGGAATTTTAAGGAAAGTTTATTGGTGTCGCCTATGCTCGGCGGCTGGCTGTCAGGGCAGAGCGGAGACCGAAAAGGCAGAGCCCTGTCCCGCGCCCGTTCCAGTGATAGATGATACCCGTAAATGATATCTCATCGTTTATCGCGTGGCGTAAAACTGACCGGCAGTACTTTTGGGCGGCTGTTGGTGATCCTCCAAGTTTTGGATGGAGTGccctttcttctctctctctctcgatgtCACCGTCGATCTATTTTAATCTGTGGTTTGTCATAATTTTGTTCGGAAGGCAGAAAAATGACCACTTGAAATGGGTTTCAGCTCGAAATGGGCGACGACCCGGCCAGAAGTACCGAAACGGTGGACGGAAACGATCCGTATTCGTCAGCCGGCTCCGCGGACTTGATGCTGCTGGCGGGAGTAGCGTGgcagtttttaattaaaccgAGAAGCCCATTAGACGAGTGATGGCACCGAGGAAAAGCACATCAAGGCGATAGGGAATTGAAAAATGAATATTGACCGTCCGAAGAAGCAAAGCGCACCGGTAAAATTGGCAACTGGCGAGTGAATTACCAAGCGGCAGCCAGTCACCATGGACTTTACGCTGACCTATTAGAAGTACGGATGAGCATCCAGGctattttttttcggttggtgGTGAATGTGTCGCGTTTCCCAAACCGGACGCGCACTCCGGAgtgcattatttattttctacaTGCCGCCACGCCGGGCCGGGGGCGACACATACCCCGGAGCGACTCGGGGTAAAAACATAATTTCCGTTCCATTTTACGATTTCGACGTTAAACTTGGACGAGCACCGGTTCTAGGTACGAGCACCAGTatggttggtggtgttggttcgctgtttttttctttattgttaGTATACTAGCGGCCCAACCAAGCACCGAAGTGCAGTCAATTTCGGGCTTCATGCTTCCCTTTCATTGATCGATTGATAGAGGGTTGTTTCACGCAATCCCGGGCGTAAAAGGGTCTATTAACCCGTTTATGATGTATGTAGTGTTGATTTTTAGTACCCTTTTCCGGAAACTTTCCGCTTTCgccgctctttctctctcgcaaTGGTACGAAAAAAGGAGATGAAATCATGCCTGAAATTGGTGCAGTGAAACGAACTTTCTAAACGATGCCTATCCCATCGTGCGAAGCGTGTGACGTTTTTGCGTTACGGCCCCGTCCATACGAAGGCACGAGACGGACGGACACAGCTCTCGAGCGAGAGCTACACACATTGGCCATCCTTCCGCTAATAGTAACCGTCCGCCCTGCTCGTAATCCAATTTATGTGCTTTTTGGAGCTTTTCACTGGTGAGCTGAATACGTGTGTCCCTCTACATGTGTCACGATCACTGAGAAAATGACGTACTAGGATGTGAAATTAacgttataaatttttattactgTAGGGTCGAGATAAGAGGAGGTAAACGAAGGACACTTAAGCATTGAGGGACGAGAATAAGCAAAAAAGGGTGTTACTTGTGGAGTGTGTTTCCATTAGCACCttcttgcttttttgtgtgtgtgcattcaaTTGCGCTACCGATTGCAGAAGCAGCGAGTAAAGAAGCGTCACTCGAAAGTATCACTCGTCCcggtggctggctggttggatGGCCTGATCGATAAGATGGTAGGTCAAGTGGCAGCGAAAGAATTGCCAGACATCCTTTCACTAGCCGGTAATTAATACCGCGCCAGCTCAATTGCCTACACCGGGTAACTGGCGACCCGCTGGCATGACATGCACGTACGGGCAACGTAATTTATAGCTTCTGGCGCGGCCCGGCAACGAACCAGTGGCAAACTACAACCCGAAATGAAGGTAATGGAGAAAATTTGGCAAATTTAAAGGGAAAACTTTGTCGCTCGCGCTTTCACTGCGCTCGCTCATGTTCACTGTGGCGTCCCCCTTTGTGCCTTTCCGCGGTGGCACATGAAGTTTTCGGTGTAAATTTATCACTTTTAATGTGACACCGTCTTCCATTGGGCGATACGTTACCGGGCCTGCCGGTTCACGAGCGTCAGTTGCTTGGCATGTCTTGGCCATTGCCGAGCAGCAGCCGGAGCAGCGTCCCCTCGGCGATAGCGCCCAGCAGCCCCGAAACGATGTGTCGCTACTGGCTTTGGCCACTACTCGCCATTCGCTGGCGATGGAATCGTACCCCATTCTAGTGCCGGCAAACCGATTGCTAGCCTGCCGCGTACCATTGTCGAAGATCGTGTAGCTCGGGCCAACCGTAAAAGCGTAAAGGTGAAATGGCACGCTGGTGCGGCCGTCGCTTGGTcggaaaagcataaaaatgttTCGCCAAAACGACGACACTCGTTgtgataattaaaattaattttaaggAATGTTCTACATCCCTTTCGGAACGTTTTCCCCTAGCCGGGGTGGCGACCGTACCGTAGTAGAAGCGAtactgctttctttttttgtgtgcccgTTAGAGAACTGTTGAAAGTGCAATCTTCTCTCGGAGGCGCTTAGGTTTTGTGGTGTTTGAAGAATAGAGCCCGGGGGGGAAGCAGTTGTCGGAGGAAGTTCGCATCGTAGTGCAGTTGCCTACATTTCGTTGCCTTCCGCTTAATGGTTGACCGCCCGTGTCCGTGCTTCGCTACATTCTGTGGCAGGTTCTCTGTGAAGTGAAGATGCTCTCCCACAGTACATGGTGCCACACCTTCAATTCATTAGCTTTCGCTCTTCGCACCGTTACACCGGTCGTGTTACATACATTCCACCCGAGGGGAGAAGCTTTGAACGGCGCAACCGAGTGAAGAACTTCGTTAATGGTGGTCAAAATCCGGTACGGTGCATTATATGTAATGTGAAAATTCGTTTCTGCTTCCGAGATATGCTGGTTTCTTGTGAGTAATGCATTATACCGTAACACAGTTTTTGTGAAGATGGCTTGCATCCCAACAACATTTGCACTACAGACACATTAAATAATTATGTATGTATCTTCCGAACCACCGTTGATGTTCGATGTTTTGAGTTTTGTCCATGCGTCCATCGCCGAACGAACAAGGGCTCGAGAGAGGAAGGAGTTACTTTGCCAACACCGATGCATCGGTGTAACGGTGAAGCGATGGACAGGgagaaaaacgaaagtttcgGTGCAAATTGTAAAAGTTTTGCGTCCGCTTCCATCGGATGGTGAAGTTACGATGCATGTGGAATCTAGCACTCGGGCGTGAATGAGTGATTCCGAGAGCATCGGATAATATTATCAAAACAAGAACTCGTCCATTACTTCTTGAGACGTCGACGGAAGGAATAACCCGGAATGTAGAAGACGCTCTCGGGTGGCTTACCGGACGAACGAAGGAAGCACCATAATTGAAATCCAATCAATCCGACAAATTCGATGGCTGCTCGGCAGGGAGCGAGTGAGTGGTGGTGCGGTGGTGCCGGCACAAGGGATGTCCGGGGTACAGATAATCGTCGTAATCGCATGAAACACACTCGAAATTCTTCTCGAGCATCAAATTGACTGTATGAATTTCCCGTCATAAATATGATAAAACCGTCCGCTTTCCACCTTCGGCCAATCGCTCTCCCAGTGGCCCGAGCTTTCCGGACATCATGTAGCGAGAGTGTGGTCCGATCGAAGGATCGAGTTGTTGCTTTATGCCGTGCATCCACAGCGCTGTACGATGATGAACGGTTTGTGGAGCCCCTTTAGCTCCGAATTTCTCGGCGGGGGCTGCGTGAAGGTGCGGCGGAAGAAAAACGGTAAACTTTTCCAAAATCCCTCCCAAAAACGCAAACCTGGAacggtgaatgtgtgtgtgtatgtgtgccatCTCTATCGATTCATGCCTGCGGACTGATTTCCGGACCGGTGAAAGGGATCGGAACGGGTTTCGGCCGAACATAAGTATTTCCATTCATACAAACTTAATAAGAACCGGATCAAAGTTTCTCATATTTTGTGTTGAAATTGTACACACGTCCGGAGCGGCAAATGTGGAGGCAAGTTTCTGTAGTGCAATTTTATGCATCATTCAAACCGAACTGCCGAACCGGAAGCGCACGGAAGGTACGATGGCGGTAGCGTAACGAAAACGGAAATGCAAAAGCTGGCAATTGATGCAGCAGAAACAACTGGCAGACGGCAGTACGGGCAGGAACGAACAGCAGACAGGAATAAAAGTACcaaaaatattccaaaaacacaaactctACGGTAAAACTATCTCCAGTTTGTCCAACCGCACCCTATACTTCTAACGAGTGAACGAACCACCAGTCCACCGTGCCACCATTATCATcggcatcaccatcatcgtcactGAGGATCGACAggcacagaaacacacacacagacacacacacggtctACCGGAAGAAGCGCAAATTTCCGGGTTGCCCTAGGTTTGTTCCTGTATCACGTTTGCATAGAATGCACACTGGCCCGGCGGTGAACTGCAACGAAAACGGGGAAGGGAATGGTAAGGCTAGAGGGCCGTCGGTAAAGCCTGAATTCCAGGACGTGGGAACCGATCTCTCTTTCATTCCTTCATTATTTTCAAAGCCGTTTTTCATCCGTTTTGGCTCAGTTCATGCATGTATTCATTCGTCCTTTTGGGGCAAAGCTGCCGCTGTGGTTCCAGGTAAAACTTGTCCTGGGTTACCggttcaccccccccccccctgtacAGGTCTGTCTTTCGAAACCACACACCCCGGTTGGGTCCGGTTGACCACCGTGTGGGTGAAGAGTGAAAGCACTTCCAAAGTGTCCTGGTGCGCACCGTCTCGCACCGAATGCCTCCTTCCGCCATGGATGGACCAGCACCAAGGGAAGCTTTTAAGTTCGGCCATGTTGTTTTGTTATGTGTAACATCACCAAATTCTATAAGACGATTAGGCTACGATTCTTGCATGCGGACCAGCAAGACCGGCAATAATTCCCTTCCAAAGATCGGGGTCGGGGTGGGGGTGGTACATTCATCAGCCTCGGTACTTCACTGTTCCCATGGTCAGGTGTATAAATATGCAACTCCAACGAAGGGGACGGGTGAGTTGAGTTGAGCTAGAAGTTGCCAGCCAAATTACCCCCTGCATTTGTGTAATTGGGTGCGCAGTGTACAGTGACCGAATGATACAGTTCCTGCACTGCAGCGAACAGTTCCTCGTCCTTCGCTTATTGATCCGAGGCGGGGTATCACTTTCTTCGGTAACAGTTCTCATGCATTTGGGTAAATCAGCTCTCCGAACATCCATTTATCCGATCGAACCAGATTGGGACGCAGGCAGTGCTTTACGGAGCTCGGACAGTTTCATCCCTTTTTCAGTCAAACATTGCCTAATTCACCGGGGGAGCAGTCGAACAGGAAGGGAAGCTTTACATtcatcatttagcaattcgcACCGTACAGCTGGGCTGTAGTTAAGAAAGCGTTTCTGCCTACGCTCTTCTggcaagatagtccaaatgttTACCGACGACATAGCCAAACGTTGTAAAAGAGACGATATCTGAAATGCTGCTACCATACGGGCAGCACACCTATGCCGGGGCATTTTTTCCGGCATTTGTAACCGGTCCGGAGAGGGTCCGAAGTTTTGAACACCTATTGCCGGTGTAACGCATTGTAGGGTAAACAGGagataaaaaagataaaagTAATTAAATGTTTCCGTAACTGGAGCCGCTTGGAGCTCGATGGGAGTAGGTAGTATAAAAGGAGATCTTCCATCGGGCGACCGTTTCTCACTGTAGAAGGCCGTTCTCGGCTAAGTTTCGGAGGATTATGCGTGCCCGGATACAGCTTGTTTTCGAACGATTGTGCCCTAAACTGGATCGGTTGACGCAACGTGCACGCGAGTTTGTGTGAAGCGCCTGCTCGAAGATTATTCGATGCCGCATCCGCTGACGCCACCGAGAAGTAAGTACGAATCAGGTTCGAGCAAGATGCTGTCAGGCCAACGCCGAAAGCTGCGACCGATAGAGCTGTCTATCGGCTCACAATTAATCAGTCATAATTGATAACGTCAACCAGGCGGTTGGGACGGTCACGACACGCGCGCTTGTACCCAAGCGTCGTCTGGCAGTGATGATTAGAAGCTCGGCAAGCATTCCGTTTCGGGGTAGTCAGTCGTCTGCAGGCTGGCCAGTGAGTGAAGTGGTGTTGTGTTTGGTGCAATTCGGCCTGTATCATTGACACAATGGAGGGGAAATGTAATGTGTAGCGCTGGTTGAATGCCCGCTTTAGACCAAATCCGTGCACGTGCCGAATGACCACCGCTCTAATCGCTTATTGCATCTTTCATCTTACTGCACAACAGTTTACATCACATCCGTGGAGGAAGGCACCGTGGAAGATTCGAACGCACCGCCCAAGGACGGTGGCCCGAGCTTGGTGGGagcacgaacgaacgaaagtgGTCCATCATCGGTAGCGATTCCGTCGATTGACTTGGCCATGGCGTTAAGCAAACAGCAGCTCATCATGCACCCGACGAACAACGACGGTGCCCTCCCGCTGACCAGCGTCGGCGACAGCGAATGGCATTGTCCGGTGCGAGCAGCGGtcggcgatggtggtggagaaAATGGTGCACCTCAGCAGTACCGGCGCCCGGCCAGTCCCGCCGACCGTTCGGCGGCGACGACGATGGCAATGATAGCTCGCAAGTATATCATGATGATTTTGTTATGATAAACGATCTTGTCTATTTGTAGCGCTACGCTGGCAGGTGAATGTCAGTGAGACGAAGAAAGAACTTCGGACACATGATAGTATTAGAGCTGACGTAAACGGGGCGAGCTAGGCTAGCTTTGCTAGGAGATTCTACCGTCCGTTTCCAATGCCAATTAGTGGCATGAAACACCTTCATCAAATGTGTATTTTGAACTGTGCTAGAGCAACATGCATGAATGTTTGGGATGTCGATTCAAACTGGCAATGATCGTTGCTAATTGTTTACGTCCAGCAAACCAAGTACAGATTTACCGCCCGCTTCCCTTTTCTTTCCCCGTACAAGAATTGTGATAAACAGTGAATCTAACAACAGCTCAAGTTAAGACATTTAAATAGAACAAAGAACCGGCAACGTATGCCTAATCTTGGGAGCAACTGTTCCCGCCAGCGTACGGAAATTGTTTGGATGAAATCGAGCGTGTGCCGTTTCTGCCCACTCACGCATccggttttgctttctttctcccAGGTGTCCATCGTTGGAGCGTAACTGGCCGGTCACGTCGCAACCGCTCGCACTGCTGATCGTGTTTGCGTTCCTATGGGCCGTCGCGTACGCCATCCTGCCGCCCGAACTGTCCCATCCTGCCGGCGGCCTGATGCGGCTCGTCTTCCTGTTCGTGGGTGCTCAAGCCTGCGGCATACTGGTCTCGCTCACCGGACTGCCGGACATGCTCGGGATGCTCTTTTGGGGCGTCCTGTACGCCAACGTCGGATGGGCCGACTTTGCCGGGTACGAGCGGGTCGAGGTGTTTCTGCGCGAGATGGCGCTCGTCAACATCATGCTGCTGGCCGGGCTGGGACTGGACTATGCCGCGCTACGCAGCCTGTTTCGCTTCATCATGCAGCTCACGCTGGTACCGACGGTGGCGGAGGTTGCGGCCGTCGCAGTGCTTTCGCATTACCTTCTCGCTCTGCCATGGCTTTGGGGTGTTTTGCTGGGGTAAGTTGCCGGTACCCGTTGGAAAAGGGATTCACaccgctgttgttgttttgcctgtTATGGCAAACGTGTCAGCGTGCACGTGGGTGGAGGGAATTAAATCCTTTAATTTGGTTTTAAACGTGCCCCTGCGGACGCTTCGGCGGGTGTTGTTGGGGGACAGAAGGAAGCAAAGGGGGAGAGTAGTACAACGCCACCGGCTAATGGAAGTTGCAATGCACTAAAAGCCACATAAAAGAACTTCCCACAATGGTCCTTCTTCGAAAGTGTGCGGCCACTCTGTTGTGTGGCCCGGTCCCGCTCAGATTCCGTCACGCCAAGGTTTTGTGTTGTTCCATTTCATCCATTCCGCCGGAAGCGACCCGGGCATCATCGAAGGAAGGCTCACCTACCGGGAAGGGGAATCGCGGGAGATGCGAATAGGACCCGGGGACAAACTGTGGTCCCCGGTTAGGGTAGCGATAGCAAGAAAAGAATGGTGCTGCTAACCCGTGGAAATGGTTCGCCGTTGCGGTGCGCTAAAGAGATTCGTGAAACGCTTTCCACCACCTTTTCCCAAGCTCCCGTGGAAGGCCGTGGTGAATGTAATGCATTACAACATACCAAAGCaacaaagagcaaaaaaaaaatcggagaaggaaaaaagaaaatcactcAAGAACATAACGCGTTTTTGAAGGGTAAAATGGACTAAACGGATgggaaaacagaacagaaggAAGAGGAACGGGAGGGGCCAGGGAAAAGGCAGCAGgcaaaagagagaaaatcTTTAACGCGGAagtgaacgaacgaacgaaaaaaaaaaacaaacctatgGTTACGGTTCATTATTACGCCATTGCGAGAAGCGAACCCTAAATGGATTGCTGCAATTGCTTCCTTCGGCTTCGGGATCCTCCTGGATCATCGCCAAACCCATCGCCCGGTTGCAGTGGGtgggtgaatgtgtgtgtggatgtgtgcgGGCGTCCGCGTGGTTGATGAAAATCAATTCCACATTCCAGAAAGCGGAAGCATGAAACTCCCGACCGGGCTCGAATGGCAAGCCGTCATTTGCAGCATCCACGGGATGCAGCCTTGCagtttttccacgctttcTTCCAAGCACGCGGCCCCGCTCGAAGGATTGTCTTTTCGTCACTTTTTCTTCGGTTTGCGGAGCGAGCGAGTTTGAGTGGCGGAATAAATCCCTTCCATTCGGTGAGCCCTTCGATAGAGTGCTCTACCACGTTCCGGTGAAGGGCGCGTGGGCCAACAACCATCTTCGGCCAGCGAATCACCGTCGTGTTTTTTAATGGGTTTACACTAGTGAAAGCAACCTCCCGCCCATCCCACTGTAAGGTTAGTGCAATTTACTATGACCTGCTCCGAGTAGTTCAGTTGTTGCGTGGGGCTCGGGTTACAGATGCTCTCCCCGGGGCGAGATGAGAGAGTGTGCTTCAGGCGCATAGCAGGGAAGCGTATGAAAATGTAGCATGCAAAAACGAAATGGTGGCGGTTGTGCATGAAAAAGGTGcagaaatttaaaatcgttccCTTCCAACCCAATTGTTCGCTTTCCTGCTGCAGCCTGGTCGAAACTGCCATCTCGCCGAACGTCGTCGTGAccgtgctgctgcggctgaagGAAGAACGGCTCGGGCTGAATAAAGGAATTCACACATTAATCATCGCCATGACAAGCTGTAATGATGTGCTGGCAATTTTCCTGTTCGGCGTCATACTCGGGGTGATATTTTCCACCGGTAAGCGGTTCACCGACAGTggttccctccccccccccgaaTGCTAACCGTGCGCACTCTTTCACTCTTTTCGCCAGGCGATCTCACCAGCCAGATCCTGCAGGGACCGATCGGTATCGTCATCGGGCTCGTCTACGGGGGTCTGTGCGGTGTTGCGCTGCTGTACGTGCCCTCTTATCACGCGGTAAGCAGTCAGCGGTCCTGTCACGACGCGTCGCCTGACGTAAGGACATTTTAATTAcacctcacactcacacccaATCGCACCCAATTTCACCACACGCAGAAGTACACCAACGGGTTGCGGTTTTCGATGGCAGCACTTGCCGGTACGCTGTCGGTGGTGGGAAGCAAAAAGGTGGGTTACCCTTCGGCCGGTGCGCTCGGCTGCATCGTGACGGCGTTTGTTGCGGGGACGGGATGGCGCAAACGGCCCCCGACCGAGCGCAACGAGGTGAGCATGTATCTGGACCTTTTGTGGAAGTTCCTGAAGCCGGTGTCCTTTTCGTTGATCGGTAAGGAGGTTAACTTTTCGGTGCTGGCCGGTGAGACTGTCCTGTACGGTGCCGTTACGCTGCTGGTGGCAGTTCTGGTAAATAGGAATGGCGCATCATTCACAAATCGCGCCAAATTAAGCATATGTTTATTATCTTACAGCTACGGTTGATTTTCTCCTACCTTTCCACGATGGGCAGCGAACTTAACTGGAAGGAGAAGGCGTACGTCACCCTATCTGGCTTTCCCAAAGCCACCGTGCAAGCTGCCTTGGGACCGGCCGCACTGGATCTTGCCCGCAGTCTGAATGCCACCGAGGAATATGCGCGGGCACAAACAGTGCTAATCGTTACGGTGCTAGCCATTATCTTCACTGCGCCACTCGGAGCGTTGCTAATGATCAAGCTGGCACCGCGCTGGTTGAAGCGATCGACAGACGAACGGACGGATCAGTATAGCTGATTTTCGACTAAAAACTCCTAGTAACTTAAGGGCGTGCAATACTTACTCGAAATTGATTAGTTTGAGGTGAAAGTGACTTAAAATAGTATCAGAAACGGGTGTTAAGAGTTGTGCGGTGTTTACCCATACGCAACATACTACTTAAATTCAACTTAAATTAGATTTAGTTCGCACCAACAGTGGTAAAAGAGTtggaaaattaatattttaataaaagaaaaccccgTAGCGTAGGGTGTGGCATAGCAACTATGATGAGAATGTGCGCTTCCCCGGGGCTTCATCTGTAGAGCCGCCAATAAAAACGCTCCCCCTCTCAAAGTGGAATGCATAATTTCTTACCGCAGCGGaaatgatttgaatttttgccCTGCTGCAAACTATAAAACTATAAATCAATGTGAAAATTTTCGCTGCGACTTGTGAGTGGCGAACGCGTCGCGGCAAGTTTTAAGAATCGGAACGGAACCGCTTAGCGGTGGCAAGTTTTTTGCCAACCGTCACCCGGCTACGGTTGCACTCGCGCGGATCATAGCCGGGTGGCCTGCGGCCGGCAAATCAGAAGCTTAACTTACCACAATCGGCTTGCGCCGGCGTCGTTATGGACTTCTTTGGCGAAAAAGTTTCGCTGCAAAAGTTTCCTCCACTGAAAAGGTTCCCGCTTGCCGCGCTCGTTGCTCGTTGTTCTCGTTTGCttgggatgtttttttctctcgtgcCTGGTGTGGCCAACACTTTTTTCAACTCCCGTGCTTCGTTCTAACCCCGCGGGACAGCCGTGTTCAATCGGCTTGCTTTAAGAATGCGTCCAACCAACGGACGACGACGCCGACACTCACATTTCGTCGGGTTTTTCGCCGACGGTTATAAAATTGTTGAACTGTTGGGACGCTCGATCCATCCAGCCCGGTGCTGTCACTGGCGGCAGCAATGGTAGACTGTagcgaaagaaagaagagagtTTCTTAGAGCGTTTGCAAACTTTTCGAAACATGGCAAATCGTTAAATGGTTCCgtgtttggtttcatatttccTTGCCTCTTTGGTTACTTGAGATTGGGTAGAAGAAAGTGTATGGACAAATAACAATTCGTCAAACTGGTAATGGTGCTTGGTGGATACTTGCTGTGTGTGCCAGTGAGCAAGAAgggaaagaaagcaacagcaaagcaTACAATTCAACACAAGTTTTGTATGTCGCTGTGCTGAAggaaattttgtttgaataaGATTGAAGCGTTTTCTAAGCTCAATCTATTGGAATTGTAATACCAATCTAGTGCAATCATATCGCAATATTATTTTTCCTACAGATTTTCTAAATAACTTTACCCGCAAACCTCCTGTCGAGTAACCTTTTCTCTGGAGATTTTATTAAAGTGCTTCCTATCATGTTCCTACCATCGATCGGATCGCTTGGTTGCAAATATAATTATTGCAATGCCGGAATGCTGATGGTTGTGTTTCGTGATTGAATGTAAATGAAATGTTTACTTTGAATCATTATTGCCGTGCATGCATCCGTGCAACCGTTGCGTGCACTGGCAATGAATGTTAATTTGTTTGCAGCATCCACATTAGCAAACAACGCAAATGTGCTTCAAAAGCGGATTACTTGAAACTCGATCGAGCTCAgacaaaaaaatttaaaactattttttaacTACCTCGTTGCTGTGCTTTTGTAATGCATTTAAAAGCGTATTTATAGGCCGCGCTTTATAATGTCTGCGTTCGTCTAATACCTTGGTACATACCTCGGGTTTTCAAAAAGGGTctataataataatgattaaTTGAAGCTAAACGGTACGACGGTTTATGACGACGAACGAAAACTAACCCGCACCATTTAACGAGTTATTTAAATTCGTT from Anopheles stephensi strain Indian chromosome 2, UCI_ANSTEP_V1.0, whole genome shotgun sequence includes the following:
- the LOC118508471 gene encoding sodium/hydrogen exchanger 9B2 isoform X4, with the protein product MALSGASSGRRWWWRKWCTSAVPAPGQSRRPFGGDDDGNDSSCPSLERNWPVTSQPLALLIVFAFLWAVAYAILPPELSHPAGGLMRLVFLFVGAQACGILVSLTGLPDMLGMLFWGVLYANVGWADFAGYERVEVFLREMALVNIMLLAGLGLDYAALRSLFRFIMQLTLVPTVAEVAAVAVLSHYLLALPWLWGVLLGLVETAISPNVVVTVLLRLKEERLGLNKGIHTLIIAMTSCNDVLAIFLFGVILGVIFSTGDLTSQILQGPIGIVIGLVYGGLCGVALLYVPSYHAKYTNGLRFSMAALAGTLSVVGSKKVGYPSAGALGCIVTAFVAGTGWRKRPPTERNEVSMYLDLLWKFLKPVSFSLIGKEVNFSVLAGETVLYGAVTLLVAVLLRLIFSYLSTMGSELNWKEKAYVTLSGFPKATVQAALGPAALDLARSLNATEEYARAQTVLIVTVLAIIFTAPLGALLMIKLAPRWLKRSTDERTDQYS